The nucleotide sequence GAGCTGGAGAGGAGAGATTGATGTGCGATTGTATTTTCAgttgctgtttgctgctggtACTTATATTGACAGAAGCAGAAGACTGAAAAAGCCccaacacaaacaggaaataccTCATGTGTGGGAGAGAGCTAAGGAATTATTAacctatttattattattccacGGTGGATGATGCAAAACCACAATCTAGAGTATCAGGTGGAAATACCAGAGGATAAATGAAATTATGAGGTTATGGCACATTATTTCGTCATCCATCAGTTATTCATCTGACTCTTAATCATCTTTTGTTCGGCTCGATTTACTCTGTCATGGGGAAGATGACAACAGTTTGGGACAGAAGTACaattcatattatattatattacattgtGAAAGAGAGCGCAATTGTGCAACCACAAAATGGGGGAAGTCAGGACAGgacaaaagagacagaaaccTCTGGGAAAGGGAACTGGAAAAAGTGTTTGCAAATGACAGCTTGTAATATTGTTATGCTTTATCCACAGGTACCCTGGAAATGCTCATGAGAGTTCTCAGgaataagaacaagaaaacaaaagtgtaaaTGATGCCAACTCCACAGAAGTGCAAAAGAGAACAGAGTGACCAGCACgaaagtaaagagagagaacatttttactacttaaaaaatttagtttttgtgaaTGCAGTGTTGTTTGACCATTTAGAACTGGCTTGCTCATATAAAGAACATTTCTGGaagattttatgattttattaagAAATTTCCATGGTTTATTACCTATGGAATTGTAGGCTTTCTGATTTTATATCCATTAGACCATTTTCCTGTGAGTGggcaactgtagctcagttggtccggtgtctctgggcaagacactgaacccctaacagccctttcccgTCCCAAGATGGACAGTGCCgacccaagcccagtagaaattggggagggttgcgtcagtaagggcgtaaaaactgtgccaaatcaacattcggacaatgatcagctgttgcccctgaactcaggggataagccgaaaggaaaaaaaaaaaaagaccatttcCTGTAAGTGCCCCTCTAATTCAATTATAATAAGAAGGATTGGTTTTGATTCAATGCTGTGCTTATAAAAATGGTATTAGATGAGTGTTGATTGAGGCTGGTGGTTTTTGGTTCTGTAGTTTCAAACACATCAACCCGCTAGTAGCTTGCTCAGAATGGAAGtagtattttattgtttctttgcaCCTACTTCGCAACCAAACGCATTTTTTGTAAACTCGacactttacaaaaaagaaGGCTTCACACATCACTACTAACACACCTTTAACATTCACATAGGTGATGGTGAGATGCATATCTCACATTTCGcagaacataaaacatttatttgtgtaagTATAACCTCACACGGGCGTCATCTTCAGAGGCATTTCCCCCCGAAAAGCCACAAATCTGTTTCATATTAAAAGGCAATTATGAGGACTGGAGCTTTAATGTCACCCTGATCTTACCGTGTTGACTTCCAACCTGTCTGTCAATCATGTCCAGCTTGACCTTTCACATTCACCGCCATTTAAGTGGGTCAATAAACTCTCCTTTCTGTACAATAATACACAAGAGCTTCATTTACACACGTTTATGTAAATGACGCACAGCCAGCTTGGTACTAGGCAGACAGGTTAAAGGTCCTTCCTCATACCATCACTGGCTGCTTGTTTTCAACGTGGGAATGCCAGCGGGCACACCATACTTACAATTGTTTCTTCTCTATAGAAGCTCTGTTTcgtcataatgtttttttttttagagaattTTCCATGTTCTGCCTAACTGGGCAAAGTACATTTAAGAGAAATATGTTGAAATAAGGAAAGGAGGAAACCAAAGGAAAGGGAAGCAGTTCTTGTTTACAGTATTATGGCTGTGAGATAACACTTCCATGTCAGCTACAGTAGCTGCAATTTACCAATAGTAGCTTTTATTGGATATATATGGTTTAATTGGTGTCTGCACATGCACTGCTCTGTATGTTCACGTTGGTCATTTCGGGAAATACTCTTATTCACTTTCTTACCTGCAATGACAGTGTAGGGTTGACGCCAAGCTTGCTCCTTTTCCCCATCCGTTTGGGGTCAGCTTGCCTGCTGTCATTCAGGAAATTTGAACCATACAGTTTATTGAACCACATGTCCAAAGTTGAGACTTCTGGAGACTACTGTTATAACTCAGCTGTCAGCTTCATGAAAGCTGCCTTTAAACTAGAGGATCTCATCCCTATCCAGGAGCCGTTTAACTGGATCAAACTAAAGCTGGAAGTGGCCCAGGGCAGGGATAAATGGAAAACAGGCAGAGAATGgatccttgaggaccaggattgagaaccccTGTCTTACCCCTACCTGCTTGTTGCATCAAGGCGTAGATGTTGCAGTGAGGGCGTAGACACACTTTGTTGCATTATAAAGGACTGTTCGCTGTAAAACGAATTGTCCCTTGGGGATAATAAAGTTACTTTGAACCTTGAAAACTACTTAATGGTTGACTCCAACTTTATTTTTAGGCCAACACAGTTGGCTTAGCCTTAAAACTGTGAACAGTGGGTGAACACCAAGCCTAACTCAAAGTTTAAAAGAAGCCTGCACACAAGCCCCTTTAATGCTAACTGTTGTCTCAACAATTTCTTGGCTTGGAGGATGAGTTCCTGGGGTTTCCGAGGACAAGACTCAAGGAAGTAGCTCTGGCCCAAAAATTCCCCCATAAAACCACAACTTgctgttttgatattttgaatgtttttgaacTAAGCAAACAAGATATGATGTGTTAATTAGTTAAAGGAAACCAAAGGCTTATTTGgacattgctgttttttttaactttatcttAAAAATGGTGTGCTGACAATCTTTTCATCTCGACAAGAGAATGAATAGGTATGTACTTTAAATTCCCAAATATTGATACTGACCTTAAAAATCTAGTTACTAGTAAAataattcttttcttttcttagtGGTTTGAACTGTCTACCAACATGGGTGAAAATAATTGCTTGAGTCTAAATATGATACAATAACAACATGACGCCCAAAATAACAATCATATCCTAACCTAAATTATTTCCAATGCGTGATTACCCCTTAAACACatgctatttaaaaaagaagtcATACAATAGGATCCTAATATTTAAATCGTATCTAATCGAGTATTACTTCCATTAATATGAGTTTatcaaaaacttaatttaaacttGGGTTTGGAATAAAAACCTGattacaaattaaatgaattaatagGAATGGCTAAATCCTGGGTATTCATACCATAAATTGAACTTCAGTTCAACTTATCAGTTCAAAAGAAAGGTTCCATATCTGTGAGGACATGTGTCTGCCATGAGGACATGACATATAACACATTTGGCCTGTGTTCACTTGACATGAgtcaaaaatgaaaattcaaAAAGTTTAAGGAGGGATATTTTACCCACAATTCAATTTGAcaggacattttacatttaaaaaaatgcaatgttcacaatgacatttttctttgggaaaatgctgtttttttccatttcccacTTGGATAAtaactttcattttcacattacGATGTACAGATTTAGGAGGAGAGGTGTGACCTGCTGCAGCCTGCTGATTGGTCCCATAGCAGTCTAACCACAGCGGGCGTTGAATTGTATCACGGCTCCCTCAGACTTGCTCAGCCTGCTACCTACCTAAATACAGCTCGTTCTCCCCAAAACACCACATCACTGACTACAGACAATGTTCCAATGAACTCCACTAACATTAAAGCATCCGTTTCTTGTAGTTGCAGAACGCTAGTGCCATGAGCTGTGCCGGCGAAGACACAGAAACAATGACCCTCATTGGACCATTTCACTGTAGtctgattggctgctgagatcatATGGATTTAATCGAGTAGTCGGCTCTTTGCCAGCATACTTTTTGTTGAAAGTGTGTAACTAAAATCCGTGTTGCTTAAACAACTCACCACAGAAGTAGACCTCGCTACTGTTTTAAACACGTCAAAGGCTATGAGGGAATAAGCACAAAATGATAATGTTATGTTCAAGcactttaaaactgttttaaactgCTGGTTACTTCACCTTTCAGCACTAAAATATACAGTtccaatctaaaaaaaaaagttttttttcataagCCACATCTAATGCAATCCATTACAGCAGTTCTGCCATAAATAAATTTGGAACTCTCAGAAAGGAACAACaataaaatttgatttgttaCTTAAATAGCAGACCccctttttaaactttttaaaaacctttttggaaTCAAAATAAGGGAATCAATTTAAATTGCAATCAGAATTGATAAAATTCAAACAATAGCCAACCCTGATTGTtatcaaactttttttaacacctttttACCAATGATCAATAACCATGAACTGGCGGTAaacgtttacatttttaaaaaatcgaCAATATTCAAAGGAAACAAGCACAGAGATACAGGAATAGAAACAATGatcaattttaattaaaaacattctatttttaatcaaaatacgCAACCGTGTTTCTGATCCATCCGCTCCAACCTTTTGCCACATAAATAATGTGATTGTGTCTTGATCATATATGAACATTCACACGCATAGGCTGACTATTAATATTAACTACATGATAACTCAGATTGTTCTGTGAAGCAGAGTGAAATAAAGTATCtgatccagcagcagcagctcggTAAAACATCCAGCTATGAAATACCAATACTTTTTCTGTCAGCAGACTCACCTACCTCTAAGAGTAGATTAAGAGTAGAACATAATTAAATGTCATGATTGgtaaactttcatttttaactgtctagatataaaatgtatgtaattaaAACCTATGTATAACCCTGTAGTCTCATAAAGGGATTTCTGCTGAACCAGTTTAGCCAGAGAGCAGAAGTTGAATGgaaagtgaaacacaaacatctgaacATCAATGTTACTAAGAAAGTTCTTTAAGCTGTTTGACAAAGTTCTTCTTTGTCGTTTGGTTTCCATAGGAAAAGTTAAAAAGACTtcaaaaaaggtcaaaatttCAATGTGTAAAACCAAAAGGAAGAGTCTTTTCTCCATTAAAGAGTCCTTTAGCTCGTGCCCATACAAAGCCCTTCTCAGCAAAAACAACTGGATTAGGGTAGAGTAGAGTAGAGTAGAGTAGAGTAGAGTAGAGAAGAGAgcaaaccaaaacagaaaaatcaaaaagccaacttttattctttattcctTTATCCACCCCATGTTATTTTCCAGCCCACGGGCAAGCAAACTTTCAGGCTGCCAGGATGGAGAAAATTAATTCTCCCCTGGCGTGGGCTCTTGCGGTTGTGTGGCCACTCCTTCCCCTGCCATGGGCCCTGAGGCCCCAGGTGTATGTCCTGCTGTTGTTACCTGCTCTGGTGGTGGCAGCTGGCTAAGGATGACTTGTACTACATAGTCCCTAGAGATGTTGAGTTGGTCCAAGCGCAGCCTGTCCGTCAGTGGCCGTCCTGAGAAAAACCAGCGTTGGGTTGAGGCAGGCACTCCCTCCTGACTTTGCAGACGCCGCTTCATCATGCCCACTGTGTCCGTGGAGCGAACCATCAGCTGAAGGTCGCGACCTGTGGAGAGTCGCAGCCGTAGCTGGCACTCCCCTCCTGAGCTGGGGTCACTGGCACTACCTGTGGATGGGTCTGCAGCCCCAGAATCTGGATCTGACCCATCAGGCTCATCAAAGCGCTCTTCAATCATGTTGACGGGAGGAGATAGGCAGTAGACTGGCAGCTGGTAACGATTCCCCAGCTCATCGTAACATTCAGTTAGAGCTCCTGGAagaatgacaaaataaataaaaaagagtcAACCCTTGAAAAAATTAGGTTTTTCCCAAGAACTTAAAGATTTTCATAGTTATGTCTATCATTTTTAGAATTTATGATAGTGTCATAACCACAGAACATTGTACTCACAGTGACAGTGAAACATTGGgtgtaaaaaagttaaaaatagtaaaataatatgaataaatattaacCTAAAAGTCCTTAGGGAGAACTGGAATGAAAGTTCAGATTTCCACAGTCAAGAGAAGCCTACACAAGTCTGGATTGATTGGAGAAAAGGATGCTGCAAGCCATTGCTTACTTGTAGACATGAGGCAGCACTCTTGGAATATGCTaaggagcatgtgaacaaaccaGATGAGTTTTGGAACAAGATTACATGTTGAGACCAAAGTTGAAACGTTTGGTCAAAATTTGCACAGGTATGTGTGCCgcggaaataaaaaacaaaaacaaaaaaactgcctACGAGACGGAACAGCATTTCCACAgtgaaatatgattttgtgGATGGGCATGCATAGTTACAGTATTTGAAGCATACTAGGTAGATTTACCTAGGAAGTTAAGATATTAGGTAATTACCAACTAAAATAACCATTTTGAGGGGCTCTCtctcagcttgtcccttcatttttcaattttaaaaggaTCTGGGTAAGTCCTGTCTTTTGGGTTTAAAGTTTGTGAAATAGGTTAGCACACTGTATTAATTGAAATACATTATTTCCCccccatacagacacacacaaaaccaaactcAGGTTTCTCTatggaaaaaggaaatgaaaaaaaaaatgatttaataagaGACAAAGACTCTGAGGGTAGATCTTAGCGAGTGAAAACGGGAGAAAAGGGAATATCATGTGTCCACGGCAGTCTTGCATTATTACGTCACTGATGACCAATTGAAACACTGAGTGTAGGTGGACAGTGGTGGAAATAAGCTGTGGTCAAGAGGTCACATTATTCGGAAAACAGGGGGGGGACCCCAGAAGTTTTCAAGGGGATTTTGAGACAAGCCCCCCTGCACAACAGTTTGTCACTACCCTCGATGTGTGAAAGCACcaaataattgtattattatgaCGAGTGTTTTGCAAACTTTTGACAAGGTGGTGACGAAAATctgttgaaattaaaacaaagtatttcaAAACCAGAATGAGAAGGTCCAGCCCTCCATGCCTCCGTGCTAAAACCTCAGGATACCCCCCCCCTCGTATGTTTTATGAAGCAGAGGTCACTCGACAGAGATCATGAGTTTTTTTAGTGCTTAGTGAGACTTAGACTGAGATGAGTAAGCAGACGCCCCCACACGTTACTCTAAATGACAGCCGCAGTGGTCAAGGTAGGAACATTAAGGAACATACTATGCCTCACCACACGGTTTTACCAGAGTgaatgtgagagtgagagtgtgagGTTGTGAGAGCAAATTTGACTCACTCTGTTACTAGAATTGAACcatgaaataatgtaaataccAAGTGTAGAGCACCTTATAAAAGCAGCCGTCAtccattatttatcattttaatccCCTTAGTAAAATAAACTTTGCAAAACATGCAGCTGACCtttcaatatattttacagtaactACATTCAAGTCTATAAATCTacctgaaaaatgaaaaatgtatccAGAAAGTAGCTACAATTGTTATAGCTGAAAACACATATTACCATAATGTAAATCAGCAAaggttttttcatttgttgcagGCTGGATGGATTCTAACATGCAACATGTTGACCAAAATATGACAATATCTCCCttcttattgtttaaaaaaactaagaaataaatAGACTGATGCATCACTAATGAAAAGAGTGAAAAGTCTATTATGAATATagtgggacaaaaaaaatgttaaatttcatGAATGGCATCATACAAGTCcacattatataatataaatatataatatctaATCCCACAATAACCTAAAATTTTTCGCATGCCAGTGTTGTGGCTCTACTTATGGTAACGTTGCTCACTTGGTTCACCAACCGATCTAAACAGCTTCTGAATAGACTGCCAAGCGATTATTTATACACATTCAAAGTCCCCCAGCGGTgaatcatttaattttcatattgGCACGGAATTTGGACATTTTGCACATTCATGCCGCTCTCAGCATGAAATGCAGTTACTTTGATAATCCCAAATTTTTTCTCAAGCATCCCTAAGTCAAACAAAACGCAATCAAATGACCAGAGGACTACTTATGTGCCAAACAGCAGCTCATTGCCTGTTGGTAATGTTAATCCATGATTTATGTTGATGAAAGAACAAAACGTATTGTCAGCATGTTTGCTCTCTGCACATTGGTGAAGATATGGGCTGTCTGTgccaaaaaaatgtatatatgcaTTGAGAGCTATCACTCCCTAACCACTGGTGAACAAAGTACTCAAAacctgtacttaagtaaaagtacaaatacaccaaCAAAAATTGAATCCAGTAAAAGTAccccactgacatttctacttaactAAAAGTACGTGATTGAAGGACTCACATAGCTCTGCTTTACATCTACTCTTTCTGCACGCGTGGCACCAAGAAGGAGAGGTAGGCAGCACCAGGTTCAGTTGCTGAGAAAACCTTTGCTGTGTCGGTTGTTATACTGTCTGACACCGCATCCCATGATCCTACTTGAAGCCACATTTTTTCAATGGATTCCGTAGCTTTATGTGTGGACATACACACTGAAAATcactaaaacaaacatcaaGCAAGCTATATGCTACAGCTTTAACAAGTGTTTATGCAATAATATGATCAAGattcagaaaatgtaactattaCATGCTTACACTCAGTATTTTAGCATAGTCACTGTGAGCATGTTAGGATGCTGAGATTAGCATGCTATGAGTTTAAACTCGCTGAGCCACTGCCATGACCTTGTAGATAAGATTTGACCACTAGATTCACCCTGTCTCCTCCAACTCACTGTACAGACATACCAAGCAACCCCAAGGAAGAATATATTAATAGCCCTATTTCAGTGCAC is from Channa argus isolate prfri chromosome 22, Channa argus male v1.0, whole genome shotgun sequence and encodes:
- the ubtd2 gene encoding ubiquitin domain-containing protein 2 isoform X3, with the protein product MPMALGRNQPLKRERPKWKSDYPMTEGQLRSKRDEFWDTAPAFEGRKEIWDALRAAASAFESNDHLLAQAILDGASITLPHGALTECYDELGNRYQLPVYCLSPPVNMIEERFDEPDGSDPDSGAADPSTGSASDPSSGGECQLRLRLSTGRDLQLMVRSTDTVGMMKRRLQSQEGVPASTQRWFFSGRPLTDRLRLDQLNISRDYVVQVILSQLPPPEQVTTAGHTPGASGPMAGEGVATQPQEPTPGEN
- the ubtd2 gene encoding ubiquitin domain-containing protein 2 isoform X2; translated protein: MGGCVGSHHDSSGSLNENSDATGGRNQPLKRERPKWKSDYPMTEGQLRSKRDEFWDTAPAFEGRKEIWDALRAAASAFESNDHLLAQAILDGASITLPHGALTECYDELGNRYQLPVYCLSPPVNMIEERFDEPDGSDPDSGAADPSTGSASDPSSGGECQLRLRLSTGRDLQLMVRSTDTVGMMKRRLQSQEGVPASTQRWFFSGRPLTDRLRLDQLNISRDYVVQVILSQLPPPEQVTTAGHTPGASGPMAGEGVATQPQEPTPGEN
- the ubtd2 gene encoding ubiquitin domain-containing protein 2 isoform X4: MTEGQLRSKRDEFWDTAPAFEGRKEIWDALRAAASAFESNDHLLAQAILDGASITLPHGALTECYDELGNRYQLPVYCLSPPVNMIEERFDEPDGSDPDSGAADPSTGSASDPSSGGECQLRLRLSTGRDLQLMVRSTDTVGMMKRRLQSQEGVPASTQRWFFSGRPLTDRLRLDQLNISRDYVVQVILSQLPPPEQVTTAGHTPGASGPMAGEGVATQPQEPTPGEN
- the ubtd2 gene encoding ubiquitin domain-containing protein 2 isoform X1 translates to MGGCVGSHHDSSGSLNENSDATGVALGRNQPLKRERPKWKSDYPMTEGQLRSKRDEFWDTAPAFEGRKEIWDALRAAASAFESNDHLLAQAILDGASITLPHGALTECYDELGNRYQLPVYCLSPPVNMIEERFDEPDGSDPDSGAADPSTGSASDPSSGGECQLRLRLSTGRDLQLMVRSTDTVGMMKRRLQSQEGVPASTQRWFFSGRPLTDRLRLDQLNISRDYVVQVILSQLPPPEQVTTAGHTPGASGPMAGEGVATQPQEPTPGEN